From the Brachyhypopomus gauderio isolate BG-103 chromosome 5, BGAUD_0.2, whole genome shotgun sequence genome, one window contains:
- the slc7a10b gene encoding asc-type amino acid transporter 1 isoform X1: MDGAERKRRVCAKREPQAPHSIMTNREAKRNTIPERVTLKKEIGLLSACTIIIGNIIGSGIFISPKGVLEHSGSVGLALVVWVLGGCIAALGSLCYAELGVTIPKSGGDYSYVTEIFGDLVGFLLLWSAVLIMYPTTLAVIALTFSNYVLQPAFPNCVPPYMATRILSTTCILFLTWVNCFSVRLATRIQDIFTVGKLLALGLIIAVGLLQIYKGNYEGLTPQVAFEFYKTPSVGQIALAFLQASFAFSGWNFLNYVTEEVVDPRRNLPRAIYISIPLVTFVYTLTNIAYFSSMSPEELLASNAVAVTFGEKLLGMFSTLMPISVALSTFGGINGYLFTSSRLCFSGAREGHLPSLLAMIHFKNCTPIPALLVCCTATVVILCIGETHNLINYVSFINYLSYGVTIAGLLYYRWKKPNLYRPIKVSLLVPLCYLMFWALLLGFSLHSEPVVCGVGLVIMLTGVPVYFLGVYWKNKPKCVYDFLEWATYLGQRVFFVVFPQIDPIEPITPTEWNEKSSITSKAAGPL, from the exons ATGGATGGAGCAGAGCGGAAAAGACGTGTTTGCGCCAAGAGAGAGCCGCAGGCTCCGCACAGCATAATGACAAATAGGGAGGCGAAGCGCAACACGATTCCAGAGCGAGTGACACTTAAAAAAGAAATAGGACTTCTGAGCGCCTGCACCATTATTATTG GTAACATAATTGGTTCTGGGATCTTCATCTCTCCTAAAGGGGTCCTAGAGCACTCTGGTTCTGTGGGGTTGGcgctggtggtgtgggtgttagGAGGGTGTATAGCTGCCCTCGGCTCCCTCTGTTATGCTGAACTTGGAGTCACTATCCCCAAGTCAGGAGGAGACTACTCGTATGTCACTGAGATTTTTGGAGATCTCGTGGG GTTCCTGCTGTTGTGGAGTGCAGTTCTGATCATGTATCCCACCACGCTGGCCGTCATCGCCCTCACCTTCTCCAACTACGTCCTGCAGCCCGCCTTCCCTAACTGTGTCCCCCCTTACATGGCCACGCGAATACTCTCCACAACCTGCATAT TATTTCTGACATGGGTGAACTGCTTCAGTGTACGCCTGGCCACACGTATCCAGGATATCTTCACTGTGGGTAAACTTCTGGCTCTGGGCCTCATCATAGCCGTCGGACTGCTCCAGATCTATAAAG GAAACTACGAGGGTCTCACTCCACAGGTGGCCTTTGAGTTCTATAAGACTCCATCGGTGGGGCAGATTGCACTTGCCTTCCTTCAGGCCTCCTTTGCCTTTAGTGGCTGGAACTTTCTCAACTATGTCACAGAAGAGGTGGTGGACCCCAGGAG GAACCTTCCACGTGCCATTTACATCTCCATTCCACTGGTGACGTTTGTGTACACACTCACCAACATCGCCTACttctcctccatgtctcctgaaGAGCTGCTGGCCTCCAATGCCGTGGCTGTC ACATTTGGGGAGAAACTGCTTGGAATGTTCTCCACTCTCATGCCCATCTCTGTGGCTCTGTCCACGTTCGGAGGCATTAATGGCTACCTCTTCACCTCATCCAG ACTTTGTTTCTCTGGTGCACGAGAAGGACACTTGCCCAGCCTACTGGCTATGATTCACTTtaagaactgcacccccatcccagccctgcttgtctgt TGCACTGCAACAGTTGTAATATTGTGCATTGGTGAAACACACAATCTCATAAATTATGTATCCTTCATCAACTACCTCTCTTACGGAGTCACCATTGCTGGCTTGCTGTATTACAGATGGAAGAAGCCAAATCTTTACAGACCTATCAAG GTGAGTCTGCTGGTTCCTTTGTGCTACCTGATGTTCTGGGCACTGCTGCTGGGTTTCAGTCTGCACTCGGAgcctgtggtgtgtggagttggGCTGGTCATCATGCTCACTGGGGTGCCTGTGTACTTTCTGGGAGTGTATTGGAAAAACAAGCCAAAGTGTGTCTATGACTTCCTTG AGTGGGCCACATACCTGGGCCAGAGAGTGTTTTTTGTGGTTTTCCCCCAAATTGACCCCATCGAACCCATAACACCAACAGAATGGAACGAGAAGTCTTCCATCACAAGCAAGGCTGCTGGCCCTCTCTAA
- the slc7a10b gene encoding asc-type amino acid transporter 1 isoform X2 translates to MDGAERKRRVCAKREPQAPHSIMTNREAKRNTIPERVTLKKEIGLLSACTIIIGNIIGSGIFISPKGVLEHSGSVGLALVVWVLGGCIAALGSLCYAELGVTIPKSGGDYSYVTEIFGDLVGFLLLWSAVLIMYPTTLAVIALTFSNYVLQPAFPNCVPPYMATRILSTTCILFLTWVNCFSVRLATRIQDIFTVGKLLALGLIIAVGLLQIYKGNYEGLTPQVAFEFYKTPSVGQIALAFLQASFAFSGWNFLNYVTEEVVDPRRNLPRAIYISIPLVTFVYTLTNIAYFSSMSPEELLASNAVAVTFGEKLLGMFSTLMPISVALSTFGGINGYLFTSSRLCFSGAREGHLPSLLAMIHFKNCTPIPALLVCMEEAKSLQTYQGESAGSFVLPDVLGTAAGFQSALGACGVWSWAGHHAHWGACVLSGSVLEKQAKVCL, encoded by the exons ATGGATGGAGCAGAGCGGAAAAGACGTGTTTGCGCCAAGAGAGAGCCGCAGGCTCCGCACAGCATAATGACAAATAGGGAGGCGAAGCGCAACACGATTCCAGAGCGAGTGACACTTAAAAAAGAAATAGGACTTCTGAGCGCCTGCACCATTATTATTG GTAACATAATTGGTTCTGGGATCTTCATCTCTCCTAAAGGGGTCCTAGAGCACTCTGGTTCTGTGGGGTTGGcgctggtggtgtgggtgttagGAGGGTGTATAGCTGCCCTCGGCTCCCTCTGTTATGCTGAACTTGGAGTCACTATCCCCAAGTCAGGAGGAGACTACTCGTATGTCACTGAGATTTTTGGAGATCTCGTGGG GTTCCTGCTGTTGTGGAGTGCAGTTCTGATCATGTATCCCACCACGCTGGCCGTCATCGCCCTCACCTTCTCCAACTACGTCCTGCAGCCCGCCTTCCCTAACTGTGTCCCCCCTTACATGGCCACGCGAATACTCTCCACAACCTGCATAT TATTTCTGACATGGGTGAACTGCTTCAGTGTACGCCTGGCCACACGTATCCAGGATATCTTCACTGTGGGTAAACTTCTGGCTCTGGGCCTCATCATAGCCGTCGGACTGCTCCAGATCTATAAAG GAAACTACGAGGGTCTCACTCCACAGGTGGCCTTTGAGTTCTATAAGACTCCATCGGTGGGGCAGATTGCACTTGCCTTCCTTCAGGCCTCCTTTGCCTTTAGTGGCTGGAACTTTCTCAACTATGTCACAGAAGAGGTGGTGGACCCCAGGAG GAACCTTCCACGTGCCATTTACATCTCCATTCCACTGGTGACGTTTGTGTACACACTCACCAACATCGCCTACttctcctccatgtctcctgaaGAGCTGCTGGCCTCCAATGCCGTGGCTGTC ACATTTGGGGAGAAACTGCTTGGAATGTTCTCCACTCTCATGCCCATCTCTGTGGCTCTGTCCACGTTCGGAGGCATTAATGGCTACCTCTTCACCTCATCCAG ACTTTGTTTCTCTGGTGCACGAGAAGGACACTTGCCCAGCCTACTGGCTATGATTCACTTtaagaactgcacccccatcccagccctgcttgtctgt ATGGAAGAAGCCAAATCTTTACAGACCTATCAAG GTGAGTCTGCTGGTTCCTTTGTGCTACCTGATGTTCTGGGCACTGCTGCTGGGTTTCAGTCTGCACTCGGAgcctgtggtgtgtggagttggGCTGGTCATCATGCTCACTGGGGTGCCTGTGTACTTTCTGGGAGTGTATTGGAAAAACAAGCCAAAGTGTGTCTATGA
- the LOC143515135 gene encoding chymotrypsinogen A-like, with the protein MAVLWILSCLAFIGATYGCGIPAITPVVTGYARIVNGEEAVPHSWPWQVSLQDSTGFHFCGGSLINENWVVTAAHCGTKTSNFVILGEHDRSSNAEVIQKMKIGKVFQHPNYNGYTINNDITLIKLASPAQLNPRVSPVCLPEASDDFPGGMKCVTTGWGLTRYNAIMTPPRLQQAALPLLTNTNCQNFWGNKITDLMICAGASGVSSCMGDSGGPLVCQKSGAWTLVGIVSWGSGTCSTSTPGVYGRVTKFSSFIDQTIASN; encoded by the exons ATGGCTGTCTTGTGGATTCTCTCGTGCCTTGCCTTTATTGGGGCAACCTATG GTTGTGGCATCCCTGCAATTACCCCTGTGGTCACTGGATATGCCCGGATTGTGAATGGGGAGGAGGCCGTGCCCCACTCCTGGCCCTGGCAGGTCTCTCTACAG GACAGCACTGGTTTCCATTTCTGTGGTGGTTCCCTGATCAACGAGAACTGGGTGGTGACCGCTGCTCACTGTGGTACCAA AACTTCCAACTTTGTTATCCTGGGTGAACATGATCGTTCCTCTAATGCTGAGGTCATCCAGAAAATGAAGATTGGGAAG gtctttcAGCACCCTAACTACAATGGCTACACCATTAATAACGACATCACCCTGATCAAGCTGGCCTCCCCTGCCCAACTCAACCCTCGTGTGTCCCCTGTGTGTCTGCCTGAGGCCAGTGACGACTTCCCAGGAGGCATGAAGTGTGTCACAACAGGCTGGGGCCTGACCAGATACAACG CTATAATGACTCCTCCTCGCCTGCAACAGGCCGCATTGCCTCTCCTGACTAACACCAACTGCCAGAACTTCTGGGGCAACAAAATCACTGATCTGATGATCTGTGCTGGAGCGTCTGGTGTCTCCTCATGCATG GGTGATTCTGGAGGCCCTCTGGTATGCCAGAAGTCTGGAGCCTGGACCTTGGTTGGTATTGTGTCCTGGGGAAGCGGAACCTGCAGTACATCAACGCCTGGCGTGTATGGACGTGTCACCAAGTTTAGTTCATTTATTGATCAGACCATAGCCTCAAACTAA
- the ccdc34 gene encoding coiled-coil domain-containing protein 34 isoform X1, which produces MLLVRFVMSAFRFSSSKSLTSTPLKSKSSIPKSIPRSKSVESVGDSTYSLLSPIYQQSFDEDSAAGQPTGPGLQGHVSSVPPSRHETESLHAQDAVCTAKLNLSAWEQWVVSKAREERIKMHHKALEQQFMEEKKEQDEREHQRRKTVSECKIQEWLQMKRKQEIKERFYKESQKTKELLHEEQKRMEIEKKAQVKYEEWLQKKKQEEMQRKVTEQEEMARRENEERERKRKAEERFKEWLTNIKDRDQQKQSSKCSTGGYDHLNYPTPSFVNPVPWKPIHIPQQIRAPGKKSTPRKQSGQPKYKSTPCISYKPKDTFPFAFKKW; this is translated from the exons ATGCTTCTTGTTAGGTTTGTGATGTCGGCCTTTCGGTTTTCCTCATCGAAAAGTTTGACCTCGACGCCTCTCAAAAGCAAGTCTTCTATTCCAAAGAGTATCCCCAGGAGCAAGAGTGTGGAGTCGGTGGGAGACTCGACCTACTCTCTGCTGTCCCCCATTTACCAGCAGAGCTTTGATGAGGACAGTGCAGCGGGTCAGCCCACAGGCCCTGGGCTACAAGGACACGTTTCGTCAGTCCCTCCCAGCAG GCATGAGACTGAGTCACTACATGCACAAGATGCCGTGTGCACAGCAAAGTTAAATCTGAGTGCGTGGGAGCAGTGGGTTGTGAGTAAGGCCAGAGAAGAGCGGATTAAAATGCACCACAAAGCCTTGGAG CAACAATTTATGGAAGAGAAGAAGGAGCAAGATGAAAGGGAACATCAAAGGAGAAAGACAGTCAGTGAATGTAAAATTCAAGAGTGGCTACAAATGAAGAGAAAACAG GAAATAAAAGAGAGGTTTTACAAGGAGTCCCAGAAAACTAAAGAATTGCTCCATGAAGAACAGAAACGGATGGAGATTGAAAAAAAAGCTCAAGTGAAATATGAAGAATGGCTTCAAAAGAAAAAACAAGAGGAGATGCAGAGGAAGGTAACGGAGCAG GAGGAAATGGCCAGAAGAGAAAATGAAGAGAGAGAACGTAAAAGGAAAGCAGAGGAGAGGTTCAAAGAGTGGCTTACAAACATAAAGGACAGAGACCAACAGAAACAGTCATCTAAATGTTCGACTG GTGGCTACGATCATCTGAACTATCCCACTCCCAGTTTTGTGAATCCTGTCCCATGGAAGCCAATTCACATTCCTCAGCAAATCAGAGCACCGGGGAAAAAGTCAACACCTAGGAAACAGTCTGGGCAACCAAAGTATAAGTCAACTCCGTGCATTAGTTATAAACCCAAAGACACTTTTCCCTTTGCTTTCAAAAAGTGGTGA
- the ccdc34 gene encoding coiled-coil domain-containing protein 34 isoform X2: protein MSAFRFSSSKSLTSTPLKSKSSIPKSIPRSKSVESVGDSTYSLLSPIYQQSFDEDSAAGQPTGPGLQGHVSSVPPSRHETESLHAQDAVCTAKLNLSAWEQWVVSKAREERIKMHHKALEQQFMEEKKEQDEREHQRRKTVSECKIQEWLQMKRKQEIKERFYKESQKTKELLHEEQKRMEIEKKAQVKYEEWLQKKKQEEMQRKVTEQEEMARRENEERERKRKAEERFKEWLTNIKDRDQQKQSSKCSTGGYDHLNYPTPSFVNPVPWKPIHIPQQIRAPGKKSTPRKQSGQPKYKSTPCISYKPKDTFPFAFKKW from the exons ATGTCGGCCTTTCGGTTTTCCTCATCGAAAAGTTTGACCTCGACGCCTCTCAAAAGCAAGTCTTCTATTCCAAAGAGTATCCCCAGGAGCAAGAGTGTGGAGTCGGTGGGAGACTCGACCTACTCTCTGCTGTCCCCCATTTACCAGCAGAGCTTTGATGAGGACAGTGCAGCGGGTCAGCCCACAGGCCCTGGGCTACAAGGACACGTTTCGTCAGTCCCTCCCAGCAG GCATGAGACTGAGTCACTACATGCACAAGATGCCGTGTGCACAGCAAAGTTAAATCTGAGTGCGTGGGAGCAGTGGGTTGTGAGTAAGGCCAGAGAAGAGCGGATTAAAATGCACCACAAAGCCTTGGAG CAACAATTTATGGAAGAGAAGAAGGAGCAAGATGAAAGGGAACATCAAAGGAGAAAGACAGTCAGTGAATGTAAAATTCAAGAGTGGCTACAAATGAAGAGAAAACAG GAAATAAAAGAGAGGTTTTACAAGGAGTCCCAGAAAACTAAAGAATTGCTCCATGAAGAACAGAAACGGATGGAGATTGAAAAAAAAGCTCAAGTGAAATATGAAGAATGGCTTCAAAAGAAAAAACAAGAGGAGATGCAGAGGAAGGTAACGGAGCAG GAGGAAATGGCCAGAAGAGAAAATGAAGAGAGAGAACGTAAAAGGAAAGCAGAGGAGAGGTTCAAAGAGTGGCTTACAAACATAAAGGACAGAGACCAACAGAAACAGTCATCTAAATGTTCGACTG GTGGCTACGATCATCTGAACTATCCCACTCCCAGTTTTGTGAATCCTGTCCCATGGAAGCCAATTCACATTCCTCAGCAAATCAGAGCACCGGGGAAAAAGTCAACACCTAGGAAACAGTCTGGGCAACCAAAGTATAAGTCAACTCCGTGCATTAGTTATAAACCCAAAGACACTTTTCCCTTTGCTTTCAAAAAGTGGTGA